GCAACCAGGAGCGCACCACGTCCTCGGAGACCGAGGCACCGTTGATGGCCAGCTCGCCGCCGCGCATCTCGATGCTGCGCACTCCGTTGAGGCTGGAGAGGGGCACCAGGGCCACGCCGTCCTCCAGGGGTAGTACCTGGAAGAGCTCCTCGACCCGCTCGACCACCGCAGGGCGCTCGCCAGCTCCCTGAGCAGCGACTCCCTGGGCAGCGGCAGCGGAAGCGAGGGCGAGCAGGAGCAGAACCACCAGCGTCCCCAGGGACCAGGGATTGACGGGCTGCGCCCATCTCATGGCCTCGGCCCGTAAACGAGTTTGACGGAATCGATCAGGCCGGTTCCGCATGACCGCTCCTTCCCGGTTCGACGATCCAATCGGTGAGCAGCCGGAAGGCCGCCAAGGTGAGCAGGGAGAAGGTTCCGAAGAGTAGGAGAGCGCTCGGGGTCAGGGCCGCCCGCAGAGTCAACCCACCGATCTCGGCGATCTTCTCGAGAATCGCCAGCCCCCCGGTCAGGCCGCCGGCTACCGCTCCCGCCAGCCCGCTGGCGGCGGTGGAGACGGTGGTGGGGGTCACGGTTTCGGCGACGGCGATGACGGCCCCCGGCAGAAGAGAGGCGAGGCCTCCCACCACCAGGAAGCAGACCGCGACGGCCCAGCGGACCCACCGGCGGCTGAACCAGTCCGTGGCGGGGGTCATGCCGGCGCTACGCAGCACGCGGCGGGGGAAGTCTTCCGGCAAAGCGGGAGTCGGCAGGAGCTGGAAGACGCCGCGCAGGGCGGCTTCCGCCTCCAACCACTGGCGCGAGGACTCCGCCACGAGCCAGCGCCGGACTTGCTGCTGGAGCCGAGGGTCCGCCGACGGCGCTCCTCCCGACACCTTGGCGGCCGAAACCTCGGCGGGCGAGGTGTTACGACCGCGATGCGTGGGGGTCGAGCCAGTGTTCGTGTGATCAGTGCTCATGCCGAAACCTCCTCATACAGCCCTGCCTACGGTACAAGAGGAAAGGGTGTTTCGCCTGCTTGGATCTACTTTCTTCAGGTCTCACTTCACGTCTCATGACAGTGTTCTTTCTAGGGGTTCTTTCTCGGGGCTTTTTCTCAAGCTTCCGCGGCCAGCGCTCCAGGGCTCCAGCCTTCCTCGGAGAGGATCTCCGCCAGCTGTCGCCGGGAGCGGTGGATATGGGTTTTGACCGTGCCCATGGGGAGATCCAGAATCTCGGCGATCTCTTGGTAGGCCAGGCCTTCCTGATAGCGCAGCACGACGATCTCTCGATACTCCGGACGCAGCTGATCGAGGGCGGCCTCGATGGCTTCCGCCAGGTCTCCCATGGAGGCCCGATGCTCCGGGCTCTCAGCGTGGGGATCGGCCCATTGGCTGCGCCGGTCCGGGGCTTCGTCCTCCCCGGGTTCCAGGGGCACGGTGTCCAGGCTGCGGCGTCGTAGGTGGTCCAAGGTGGTGTTGTGGGCGATTTTGAACAACCAGCTCGCGAGCTTGCGGCTGGGGTCGAAGGTGGCGAGGGCTCGAAAGGCCTTGATGAAGCTCTCTTGGGTCAAATCTTCCGCCAGCTGAGGATCTCGGACCATGCGCAGGACGACGGTAAACACCGGTCGCTGATAGCGCACCACGATGTCGTGGTAAGCCTCCTGCGAGCCTTCTAGGGCACGTCCCACCAGCTCGGCGTCTGAAATCGTCTTGCCTCCCGAATTCGTTCTTGAGTCTCCCGGCGCTTCCGGGATGTATGAGCCTACGGCGCGGCGAAAAAAGATGTTTCGCCGGTTTCTCTACGGTCGCCGAACCGGCCCCGGTCCAGGGGAGCCGGAAGAGGGCGGGACGTCGCCGAGGCGGCTGGTATGATCCCGCTGCCGCGAGCCCGGTGATCCGAACCCGTAGCCTGCCAGGCTTCGATTCTGGAGCTTGATACCGAGCATACCTCCAAGCAGCCGCCCCGGTGGGCTCCCCGCGCCTCCCTGCCGAACGACATTCCATGCCGCATCACCGACCGAGAGGACTCGACCCGTGAACCAGCGTCTCGAAACCGCCATCGCCACCGCCACCCGAGCAAGCCATCTGGCCCGCGGAGTCCGCTCCGCATGGATCGGCGAAGGCCCTCCGGAGCAGCAAGCCCCAAAGAAGGGAGCGCCAGAGAAGAGAGCACTAGACAAACAGGATCGCTCCCCGGTGACCATCGCCGACTTCGCGGTCCAGAGCCTGGTGAGCCTTGACCTGGAGCGCCACCTGCCCGGTGACGTCATCCTGGGCGAGGAGAGCGCCGGTGCGCTGCGCCAGGAGGATCATCGGGAGGTGCGGGATGGGGTGGTGTCCGCGGTGCAGGAGTTTCATCCAGAGGCGGGGATGGAGGAGGTGCTGCGAGCCATCGACCGCTGCTCCGCCGATGCCGGAGATCAGGGAGCGTTCTGGGCGCTGGATCCCATCGACGGCACCAAGGGATTTCTCCGCGGCGGTCAGTACGCCGTGGCGCTGGCGCTGATCGAGAACGGCGAGGTCCAGCTGGGAGTGTTGGGCTGCCCGTATCTGCCGCTGGATCCGGCGGAGCCCAACGGCCGCCGGGGCTGCGTGCTGGCAGCGCAACGGGGCGGCGGCACCCGTCTCTACGACCTCGACGGCAATCTCCGGGGCGAGGTGTCGGTCAGCTCTCAGGAGGATCCGGCGGGGGCGGTATTCTGCGAGTCGGTGGAGGCCGCCCATTCGGCCCACGACCTCCACGCCCGCATCGCCGGCCGCCTGGGCGTGACAGCGCCGCCGGTGCGCATGGATTCGCAGTGCAAGTATGCCGCTCTGGCCCGCGGCGAGGGCTCGATCTATCTGCGCCTGCCGCGCAAGGCCGGCTATGAAGAGAAGATCTGGGACCACGCCGCCGGCGCCATGGTGATCGAGGAGGCCGGCGGCCGGGTCACCGACGCCCACGGCCGGGACCTGGATTTCGGCGCCGGCAAGACCCTGCGCCACAACATCGGCATCGTGGCTAGCAACGGCCGCTTCCACCAGCAGATCATCGAGGCGGTAGCGGCGGAAGCGGATCTTCCGAAGTGACGAGTCACTGCTAGGCCGCGCCGGGCGCCTCCCAGCTCCGCTCTAGGAGCTTGCTGAAAAACCCGCGTCGCGCTCCGAACGGCTCTTTTCGGCCGAATCTTCGTTGTCGAACCTCGACGATTCCCGAATCGCCTGCGGTTCTCCGCCTTGATTCTGCTCGAA
This Acidobacteriota bacterium DNA region includes the following protein-coding sequences:
- a CDS encoding sigma-70 family RNA polymerase sigma factor; this translates as MGRALEGSQEAYHDIVVRYQRPVFTVVLRMVRDPQLAEDLTQESFIKAFRALATFDPSRKLASWLFKIAHNTTLDHLRRRSLDTVPLEPGEDEAPDRRSQWADPHAESPEHRASMGDLAEAIEAALDQLRPEYREIVVLRYQEGLAYQEIAEILDLPMGTVKTHIHRSRRQLAEILSEEGWSPGALAAEA
- a CDS encoding 3'(2'),5'-bisphosphate nucleotidase, which translates into the protein MNQRLETAIATATRASHLARGVRSAWIGEGPPEQQAPKKGAPEKRALDKQDRSPVTIADFAVQSLVSLDLERHLPGDVILGEESAGALRQEDHREVRDGVVSAVQEFHPEAGMEEVLRAIDRCSADAGDQGAFWALDPIDGTKGFLRGGQYAVALALIENGEVQLGVLGCPYLPLDPAEPNGRRGCVLAAQRGGGTRLYDLDGNLRGEVSVSSQEDPAGAVFCESVEAAHSAHDLHARIAGRLGVTAPPVRMDSQCKYAALARGEGSIYLRLPRKAGYEEKIWDHAAGAMVIEEAGGRVTDAHGRDLDFGAGKTLRHNIGIVASNGRFHQQIIEAVAAEADLPK